One Acetonema longum DSM 6540 DNA window includes the following coding sequences:
- a CDS encoding thiamine pyrophosphate-dependent enzyme gives MAKFEKPVSIIKPVGYCGGCGHGVIQRLIAECLEELGMADDTISVVDIACSYWSLEALDYDAIAGPHGRCAAVATGVKKVRPDKTVYVHAGDGSSYVIGLAETCYTAIRDIPITMIVVNNGIFGMTGGQLCLATTLLGDKTLSSKKGRTKEQAGQPVDMLNVFKNFDVEYVVRGALYDAKHVDQTKRMIKRGLENQRDKKGFSLIEILSNCPTNWKMTPVETAEKVKNQTEKVFPLGTYVDRGGAK, from the coding sequence ATGGCAAAATTTGAAAAACCTGTATCCATTATCAAACCTGTCGGCTATTGTGGCGGCTGCGGTCATGGCGTTATCCAGCGGCTGATTGCCGAATGCCTGGAAGAACTCGGCATGGCAGATGACACAATCAGTGTAGTGGATATAGCCTGCTCCTACTGGTCGCTGGAAGCATTAGACTATGACGCTATTGCCGGCCCGCACGGACGTTGTGCAGCGGTGGCTACCGGCGTAAAAAAGGTTCGTCCTGATAAAACCGTATATGTTCATGCCGGTGACGGCTCCTCCTATGTTATCGGTCTGGCTGAGACCTGCTACACTGCCATCCGGGATATTCCGATAACCATGATTGTTGTTAATAACGGTATCTTCGGTATGACCGGCGGCCAGCTCTGCCTTGCTACCACCCTGTTGGGCGATAAGACGCTTAGCTCCAAAAAAGGGCGCACCAAAGAACAGGCCGGACAGCCTGTCGACATGCTCAATGTATTCAAGAATTTTGATGTTGAATATGTTGTCAGGGGAGCCTTGTATGATGCCAAGCATGTTGACCAAACCAAGCGTATGATTAAGCGCGGGCTGGAGAATCAACGTGACAAGAAGGGTTTTTCGCTTATCGAGATACTTTCCAACTGTCCTACCAACTGGAAGATGACACCGGTTGAGACTGCTGAGAAGGTTAAAAACCAAACAGAGAAGGTATTCCCCTTGGGAACCTATGTTGACAGAGGAGGTGCCAAGTAA
- a CDS encoding 4Fe-4S binding protein — MAKAIANIELCKGCRLCVGVCPKKAIIPLEKVNKKGYEIVKVDEDLCIGCGMCYKICPDYVFTIK, encoded by the coding sequence ATGGCCAAAGCAATAGCAAATATCGAACTATGTAAAGGCTGTAGATTATGTGTGGGTGTCTGTCCTAAAAAAGCAATTATTCCTTTGGAGAAAGTCAACAAAAAGGGATATGAGATTGTAAAGGTGGACGAAGACCTGTGTATCGGTTGTGGCATGTGTTACAAGATTTGCCCAGACTATGTCTTCACTATTAAATAA
- a CDS encoding 2-oxoacid:acceptor oxidoreductase family protein: protein MADIILAGFGGQGILTAGKILIDIAARDGKNVSWTSSYGAEMRGGTASCSVVVSDEEIGSPYPTKLDILVVMNEPSYEKFIGDVRDGGYVIVNSSLVEEREFPKHVKVFAIDATSQASHLENSRGANLVMLGAMIKATKLIDPGKFGRELNEYFEKKGFNSPKNLECYHIGYEQATAR from the coding sequence ATGGCAGACATCATTCTTGCCGGATTCGGCGGACAGGGCATTTTGACCGCCGGAAAGATTTTAATCGATATTGCCGCTCGTGACGGTAAAAATGTAAGCTGGACGTCATCCTATGGCGCTGAAATGCGCGGCGGCACCGCCAGCTGCAGTGTGGTAGTTTCGGACGAGGAGATAGGCAGCCCCTATCCCACCAAGCTGGATATTTTGGTGGTTATGAACGAGCCATCTTATGAAAAGTTCATCGGCGATGTGCGTGACGGCGGCTATGTCATTGTCAACAGTTCACTGGTAGAAGAACGCGAATTCCCTAAACATGTCAAGGTATTCGCCATTGATGCCACCAGTCAGGCAAGCCATCTGGAGAACAGCCGCGGAGCCAATCTGGTCATGTTAGGTGCCATGATAAAGGCCACCAAACTCATTGACCCAGGCAAGTTTGGTAGGGAACTTAATGAATACTTTGAGAAAAAAGGCTTCAATAGCCCGAAAAACCTGGAATGCTACCATATTGGCTATGAGCAGGCAACGGCAAGGTAG
- a CDS encoding CaiB/BaiF CoA transferase family protein: MKVLEGLKVLDLTHAYNGPFCTALLADNGAEVIKIEPLSGDQVRNWGPIDKKSGESGYFAFLNRNKKGVTLNLKSEEGKELFYRMVKSADVVVENYRVGVTKKLGIDYETLRAMNPGIVYASGSGFGQYGPLSHRAAYDVVAQSMGGMVNITGFPDSPPTKVGPSIADSATGVHLCLGIMMALYNRERTGEGQHIDVAMLDTIFSLLENAVVTTTMTGEIPERRGNSANDISPFDIYKATDGYIAIGVGNDKLFAKFCDAIGMPDLALNPLYLTNILRIENYKSSLQGIIQEWVGSKSKDAIEKILEEAGIPCGPVLNMQEAIDHPQIIAREMIVDIKHPIIGDMRIPGCPIKFSRTPGKVETPAPLLGQHNKEVFGLTDEQLDMYKQKGII, encoded by the coding sequence ATGAAGGTTCTGGAAGGACTTAAGGTATTGGATCTGACCCATGCATATAATGGCCCGTTTTGTACTGCCTTATTGGCGGATAACGGCGCCGAGGTAATTAAAATTGAACCTCTCAGCGGCGACCAGGTTAGAAATTGGGGGCCAATTGATAAAAAAAGCGGAGAAAGCGGTTATTTTGCCTTTTTAAATCGGAATAAAAAGGGAGTTACGCTGAATTTAAAGTCTGAGGAAGGAAAAGAGCTCTTCTACAGAATGGTAAAATCTGCAGATGTTGTTGTTGAGAACTATCGTGTGGGCGTAACCAAAAAATTGGGTATTGATTATGAAACCTTACGGGCAATGAACCCCGGCATTGTTTATGCTTCCGGCTCCGGCTTTGGCCAATATGGACCTTTATCGCACCGGGCGGCCTATGATGTGGTTGCTCAGTCTATGGGCGGAATGGTGAATATTACCGGCTTTCCCGATTCTCCGCCGACAAAGGTAGGACCTTCTATCGCTGACAGTGCGACAGGCGTTCATCTGTGTCTGGGTATCATGATGGCGCTTTATAACAGAGAACGTACCGGAGAAGGACAGCATATCGATGTTGCTATGCTTGATACCATCTTCAGCTTGCTTGAAAACGCCGTTGTAACAACTACGATGACCGGCGAGATACCGGAGCGGAGAGGCAATAGCGCCAATGACATCTCTCCTTTTGATATCTATAAGGCAACAGACGGTTATATCGCCATAGGCGTTGGCAACGACAAGCTGTTTGCGAAGTTTTGTGATGCCATTGGTATGCCGGATCTGGCACTCAATCCATTGTACCTGACCAATATTTTGAGGATCGAAAATTATAAGAGTAGTTTGCAGGGTATTATTCAAGAGTGGGTTGGAAGTAAAAGTAAGGATGCTATTGAAAAGATTTTGGAAGAGGCGGGGATTCCCTGTGGCCCGGTTCTGAATATGCAGGAGGCAATTGATCATCCTCAGATTATCGCCAGAGAAATGATTGTCGATATAAAGCATCCAATTATAGGCGATATGCGTATCCCGGGGTGTCCGATAAAATTCTCCCGAACCCCTGGTAAGGTAGAAACGCCGGCTCCATTGCTTGGTCAGCACAACAAGGAAGTATTTGGGCTCACAGATGAACAATTGGATATGTATAAGCAAAAAGGGATTATCTAA
- a CDS encoding IclR family transcriptional regulator — protein MQIPLDENKMGSVQAIDRAFLVLETVAKNGPLSINDLHNKLGLNKASLSRIASTLCRNGYLNRDIKTGDFSLSLRAFEVGVNAMRNLDYISLIKSALAELASSLNVVAQFSVEDHNELLCLESFDQQNTGFSIYTRVGQRTPLYSTSAGKAILSTYSNEEIIDKWAKMEIKALTANTITDVETLLVDIAQIRQRNYALDLEESEPRLFCIGTVLLNYNRKPIGAISLSTNSMTEGEQLRYSEALLQRVQRVSNMLGYTRL, from the coding sequence ATGCAAATACCATTGGATGAAAATAAGATGGGATCTGTTCAAGCCATAGATCGTGCGTTTCTAGTCTTAGAGACCGTTGCAAAAAACGGACCCCTTAGTATAAATGATTTGCATAACAAGCTCGGCTTAAATAAAGCATCTCTTTCGCGCATTGCATCTACACTTTGCAGAAACGGATATTTGAATAGAGATATAAAAACGGGAGATTTTTCCTTGTCCTTACGAGCATTTGAAGTCGGAGTAAACGCTATGCGCAACCTGGACTATATCAGTCTAATTAAAAGTGCATTAGCTGAGTTAGCTTCAAGTCTGAATGTTGTCGCTCAATTTTCTGTAGAGGATCATAATGAACTTCTTTGCTTGGAAAGCTTTGACCAGCAAAATACTGGCTTCTCAATTTACACACGGGTTGGGCAGCGTACGCCATTATACTCCACAAGCGCCGGAAAAGCAATTTTAAGCACGTATTCCAATGAGGAGATTATTGACAAATGGGCTAAGATGGAAATTAAAGCATTAACGGCGAATACAATCACTGATGTAGAGACACTGTTGGTGGATATTGCCCAGATACGTCAGCGTAATTATGCGTTAGACCTAGAAGAGAGTGAACCAAGGCTGTTTTGCATAGGGACGGTACTTTTAAATTACAATCGTAAGCCCATTGGCGCTATAAGCCTGTCCACAAATTCCATGACGGAAGGGGAACAGCTTCGTTACAGTGAAGCGTTACTGCAACGTGTACAACGTGTATCCAATATGCTTGGATACACGCGCCTATAA